Genomic window (Culex pipiens pallens isolate TS chromosome 3, TS_CPP_V2, whole genome shotgun sequence):
acgtaaaattcaaataaaaaagtacagtcgactctctggctgtcgatcttctcgatatcaataattctccatcaatcgatgaattcttcagtcccttcaatctgcatacttcaattatcttcattcctcgatattttcccttgcttgaaggatctcttcctcgacggtcccttggattctgtttgctttaaaaatctcttccggttgtcaataaattcactttctcatggcttgcatagacatttttcttgacgaaacgaagctttgaagggtgtttgacattagtttgtttttgtttggtggacgttgccatgattctctcccatagctgggtatcgagaaaaaaaaatttcaatcgagtcttcattttgcatcgttctgtaaactgatgattctcttcctcgacggtcccttggatattgacaaccagagagtcgactgtatatcaatttttttaaagtactgcaaTTGCCATTGTGTTTGCAGATCATGATGCCAACGTTTTTCATTCTGTTGCTTTCAGATCTTTGGTTTTAGTGATTGAGATGCCACCTTGGTTAATTTTACAAGATTTATACAAGCTTTAGATGATTGAACGACAACTTTTATTTGCTTgactttgaaaacatagcaCTTTGGTTTCACTTTTCGCAGGTTTTTGAATTTAGTAggtattcaaaattaaaatgaaggtTGTGTTGGCGAAGAGATATATGCAGCTGATGctttgttttattaattttaagtattttttcagaatcaggacacttttttcgaaagtctTCTGGGAAATCCAAAGAGACGAGAagtctgaattcaaaaaataaacctttCACTTGCCCTCAAATTTAGTCCATTTTAAACCTTATGAATCTCAACACATATACAGCACACGTGGAATTCATTGGTATAAGTAGGTCTTCCTGGCTGGAAACAACTTGTTTtcggttgtttttgtttttttttctcctctcaGCAGGTATCCAAATGCTTGGTGAGCGCTGAGAGAACCTAACCAAATGTGGGCTAGCAAAGGGGTGGcaggtttggccaaaatatgttttttttattattatatttaagTGCTATTCACTTAGCAGTGGGAATGAGTCCAGTCTtttgatttgtaataataacTCGTAATTAAACCAAATTTGTAGAAAGTACTAATTTTCCTTTAAAACACCATGTAAatttttctaatgtttttttttatttaactattttaaaaCTGAGTGATATTCAATCAATTCTaagtgaaattcactcaaatctgaaGACCAATTTCTGAGAGGGTTTTGTtatgacgaaaactgagtgattttaaactgtttttttttttaatatttaacagGCCTAagtatacatttttatttcaaaatttcagatacATTTGGTATTTGaggtattttgaaataattaaataaaaatcttccaaaagtaaaaaaaaaaaacatttcaaagcgTGTTGTaactttaaatgtttaaaaataatcataaatattgctttaacatttttaatgtatttagcatagcatagcattggtgtctacccgtagctgctacttcgttattgaccaggacccccaaacattgctccgtggaccacagatggaaagtaggaaccaatcatcaccccttcgcaattttcaaaggtccctatcatgctgatcaataccgacgccggccacgaccagaggtaagacacggggaagtggatgggaatgttagtccgatacttgagtgatgggaccgccaaatcgactgcgtctccgacaaagtatcacatgagttttgaggggttagtaagatgggtatgaggtcaggattcactgtggtaggtgatgcgaccataagcaatttgtttatcggttgaaattttaaaaatcttaggcagccggctgcgaaaagatagctatctagggatttaaatatagtattaattcgaccgcgattctccagaaattctccgtcggcgtgccttccgatcaacggtgatgtaggaagggcttcatttattgaaatgattattgaaatgatatagaaagggcttaatccagcaatacgacttgctagtctcaaaaataataggtacgtttttaaaaaatatatataaatagagaacaacacaaaaaaactcagcggccaacgaacgcgagtggtaaaaaaaacaatgaaaaaaaaaggtaaaaaaacagaactgcgcgtcccgaaaagcaccacaccactgatgccattatttaattataatagccaatcaccccatgcactcgaacagcgacacaaaagagacggaaaataacacgaaaaaacaggactgcgcgtccacacaggcaccgcactactgatccgctttaacatttttaatgtattttcaactaaattcaatttcaaatttgtagacaattttctgatattttaaaaaatctatatgTTCAAAGTTTTTTCATAGACTATAAAGTTACATTCTATTCAAGCAATCACTTTTGGATGGATACAACATGAATTCAAGGAAATTGGTTTtagttttaattcaatttgcatttgaaaatcaagataaaATGCTAGATCGATACAACATGATATCATAAACtgagttttttttggttttaattaaattcatttgaaaattaagctaAAACGTTTGATTATTCTTCTGACGTTTCCGGAAAATTACGATGTTCAAAATGGCGCAGCAATGCCAAGGATATAcaatatgctaaaaaaatatttacaccccttgggcactgtgcacattttgtgatgcaacatgcaaacaatttaaagttcaaccaaaacctagtactacgttttgttcaaaaactcatgccaaacatgtTGCTACAAAAAgatcatgaaaagatgatttctataaaatgttctataacaaatattatttaaaaaataaaagaaacgtGCAAAAATAGTATGTGCACCTTTCAAAGTATTAACATAAATCAAGTAATTTGTTAATAAATCTTCATAAATTCGGAGTCCCAGCTCCAAATAGGCAATTCAGctcgttaaaaaataatttggattgaatataaagtttacttataactttttttttatttcaatttatgtattttttaatccggctaaaagttttgtggtgccttcgttatgcccaaagaagccattttgcatcattcgtttgtccatataattttccatacaaattttacagctgtccatacaaaaatgatgtatgaaaattctaaaatcttcaTCTTtataaggaattttttgatcgatttgatgtcttcggcaaagttgtaggtatgaataaggccacactgaaaaaaatgtacacggtaatttttttttggtgatttttaatttcactttttgtttctaaaacttgttttgcaagaaaaactatttttattttttttattttcttatatgtttaagggacatcaaatgccaacttttcagaaatttccagaacgggcaataACTCTATGACcgagttaaaattttttgaatcaatactgattttttcaaaaaatcgaaatattagtcgaaaaaattttcaacttcattttctgatataaaattgaatttgcaagcaaaaattacttgagtgaaattttgatgaattgcTATGTTTTCAAGTCATATACAGTTTTTGGGTaccattttaaaaatagtcgcagttttttttaaataagtgcccatgtttgcccattcttgaaaaaagtatttttgaaaagctgagaaaattctctatattttgcttttttgaactttgttgatacgaaccttagttgctgagatgcgGGGTTGAAGGGAATGAAAAGGCCGATTTGCTTGCCAGGAAAGGCTCAGATGACCTTTTTGCTGGTCCGGAGCCATTCTGTGGAGTGTCGAAATGCGTTCTGAAAATGGAAATTACAAAATGGGAAAATTCCATGATACAACAGAATTGGATTGCCTCGCATTCTGCAAAGCAATCCAAGTTGTTTATCTCCCCTAGCAAACAGAAAACGTCGCGAATACTTGGTCTGAATAAACGGTCACTAAACATATACATTGGATTAATTACAGGACATTGCCCATCACGGTATCACTTGAAAAAGCTAACGCGAAATCAAACTGATATCTGTAGGCTCTGTGACTGTGAAGTGGAAACTTCAAGTCATTTACTGTGTGAGTGTGATGCACTGATTAcaaaaagaattaaatttttcaataaaggGATTTTAACTCCCTCAGAAATTTATTCAGAAAATCCTACTTCGGTTGTTGACTTAATTCTTGAAGCAATGCCAAACTGGGGTATATCGCATCCTCAGTCAGTGGCGGTCACCCTAAATGGTGACTTGTCATCCTAAAAATATGCGACAGTAATTAGGGGTacactacacccaaaggaaaaatatatctcataacctgcaacattggatttgctgcagaaaatgtcacattttataacattttttgcagcaagcccgtagaacATTTTTgtccgcgtgtaaaaatttcaacgatctgcagttctcaccaacacatataatgctggcccgtccccgagcaacactccaaagagaagcatatgttagtgctctttcactcactttttaccaatcgtccatggcgcggtgatagcgtgtcggatcaataaccaagaagttggtggttcaatcctcgttctgctaagtgttttttttttgtaaaatacaaccaaaaagccgtcggtaatgtcgataattgtcggtaacgggcaaaaatgtcatactcctatatcgcaaaaaatgcatgaggacagatttcatgcagattctgatatactttcatgccgccatgcatcacaatcatgcgactgccagttgggtgtacaaTAGATCAACTAAATGGTCGCAGTAGTCTTaaatcccacaaaaaaaaaagttgctgagatattgccatgcaaagatttgaaaacaggaaaattgatgtttcctAAGTCTCACGAGAATAACCCTCtatttctctctcttttttttgcGGAGAttcgaataacaaaaaaaaaatcgttgtcttaTTCTTTATGGTTGAGCCCCCTGAACTACTGTAAaaagatttagaaattttgaatccaagatggcggtcaaaacggcggtgatgaaatattgaaaaaatgcatttttttaattcataagcaaaactgttcaaattttactaatggggtcgcagaactcgaatttgatgttaaaagttagaaaatgaaaaaaatacgaaaaaatatttttccatgatttgattatttggatAATCTCAACATTTGATATAATCGAAAATTAATGTTCCTGGACGATAAAACGCATAatgcaaaagttaaatcatatttttaacgTCGATTCCAACTCCTTTCCCCAACGCCAAACAAACCGGCGACCGTTAGGCCTTGCCGCTCCACGCTGCGTGGCGAGATCTCTTCCTCGATCTTCGCCGCAGATGAAGTTGAGATTCTTTTTTTTAGAGCCACCGTCAAATCTCTCCCCTGTATAGTTCATCCGAGAGCGAATCTCTGACGCGTCGCGTTTCGGACATCCGAGAAGAGCCATCAACCGGTGCGCGAACTTGCCTGAAGAACGTGCTCTAACGCAGTCGTTGTTGTATGTAAGTCAGTCAGCTCTAGCTACAGCTAGTGTGTTACGCTGCCGTTAAGCCGCACTTGATGTGCCTTTAAACAACTCCAAATCGCTCCCCAACTCGTTACAAGTCCGCGAACCGCGCTCGAAGAAACACACCACAACAAGTCTTGGTTCCAAAAGTCGGCAGTTTTGGTCGTAATCAGCGTCGCAGTCGCAGCAGTGATTATTCAGGAAGTGGTTCGCCTGTTGGCTTAACTTTAAGGCGTGCGTGAGTCCGCAAAGAAGAGACAGGCCCGGCCTTCAACGCGGTTACGCCGACCAAGACCACGCGAGATTCTTCGCCGAGTTGCATCGAACAATAACAGCTGCATTGGCGCGAAAGGGAAAATACCTTCCTAGGCGGTGTGCGCAGTTTGTGCAGCAGAGTTATCTCATCGAAACCCGAGGCTACCAGACTGTTTGTGCGGACAAGGCACCGAGTTGTAACGACGCTAGTACGTGACACAAACGTCTAGTAGTACAAGTGCATCGTTGCAGCGACTGTGGACGATCCCTTGCTGGGTTTGCAAAAGTTGGCGCCGAGGCCGAGAATCGTGTTTTGTGGCTTGGTTGCAGAAACTGCTGTAACTTCTGAGTTGAAGCTGAGTGCGGTGCTTGATCGAgtgttgaaattgaaattgagagTTAGTTGAGCGGTTAAGTTCTACCGAAACGGTCGTCCAAGTCGTGTATCGGGTTTGTCGTCGATGTGTGTTGTTGACTCTTGCTTTGCTGAGCAAGTCAAAGTGTGCCAGTGATCTTGCAGTGAGCCAGTTTGGTTCTGAGTGGGAAAACAtaggaaaaaatatgaataagtTTGTGATATTAGTGAGTACCAATTACTATCCATAGTATGAAATAagtaaatttttgttattgtatgaaacaagcaaaaatttaacaTAGTACAtgcctgaaaaaaaattatagttaaAGTACAAGTTAAGAAAAGCCTTAGATCAGATCAACAATAAGGAATGTTATAaattacctttgaaatttgacaTACAATAAACAATTTATAAAAAGTTTAGTGATTAATTTCTCCTTTTCGATGcaatttaacctcaatttaggtgaaaaaacttaaattacacATAAATTGCTGGAAATTTGCACTTATTTCGAGGAATAGTtaccatttttttgtttcataatcTGCCCACATTCTAAGGTCaacatcaggattttttttctgcgtagTGGCTAAAAAGTCAAACAGAAAAATAATTTctgtatttaaaatgttttttgtgccacataattttttaagaatactCAACAATGTATTGCCCATTGCAAAATGACAGAAAataagtgatttttgaaaatttagatgtGAAAAATCATTGTTATGAAGTAACAACTGAGCTCCAGTTAACGTTCATCATAAGTTGGCAGATAATCTAAGACGAATcaccaaattttgatcaaagtCACTTAAATGAAACAACATCAGCAACAATCAAAAGTGGTTTTGAATAGCATTAACAAACCGGTTGCGTATTGATTAAAACAAATCATATGGAAATAGAAAATCATTATTGAATTAAGCCTGCATAAGcggtttaaattatgttatttttgaaactacTAATTGTTTGTCACCGTTATTTGATTCATATTGTTTTAAAGAGCCTGCTTTCATTGAAACTAAACAGTATTAGTCAATTAGGCTAAGGCcgtagaaaatatttttcaaagtttatgtcgcaccTCAAAAAGTTGTCACGACGATGCATTTtatcttcaaagttttttttcaaaattttgaagaaaaaaaaagaatttattaactgaaaacaattaaaaatgaattttctttTGTTGATAATCAATAATGTACAATAccgtaaaaagtttgtttttaaagaaacgttgataaatagatattttaaaaacaaataattgcaaatcaactgaacagattcatattttttataagcTCGAATGATCTGTTAAGCCACAAGTTGTTTTGtctaaaaaacactgaaaatcaCTCTGCAAAATATTTCATTCTTATCAAACCTTGATAATTTTAccgaaaaatctttcaaatatgtttgaaactgattacaaaggatttttttcatttctgagcAAAGTCAGtcacttttttagtttcttattattttgaaaattgtgtgaTCGTATTTAGACCGTTTTTGcgtcaaaaaaatattgcctcAAAAACTTACACCCTTCATATGTGTGATTGCAATTATTGTGGTAGTAAGAcaataattttagaaatattcaaCTTTCCCAAGGcaatttgaaaacataaaataataagtactactttgaaatattttaaaattcttttgtaattttttgcataactaggttttccatacaaatatccAAACAATTTAATGAGGTGGTCATCAAAAATAGGCgtatgaattttcgaaaatccgTTGCTTAGAAGgggttttctgattgatttggtctCTTCGGAAAATCATTATCTGGTACGggatatttataaaaattcaagcaaaaaaaatatttttgggacaAATAGTGAAATCAAatgtcaaacatatttttttattttttaaatttaaaattaattgcacTGTTGTTATAAGCATTTAAAGGTGAAGTTTATCGAAAATgctcattttttgcaattaaaaaatactttataaatgaaaatcacgcctgaaaaaatatgttcgaaATGCTGAGAATATTTcatactattttatttttcgacTTTATTGATCGAACAGCtccctaaatttttttttcatatatgagttttttttcagtgtcataGATTAGCCCTAATctatgtggcagtgcgtggccgaatggttacgctgtccgctttgtaagcggatgattctgggttcgattcccatcagctgcaaccttccatcggatgaggaagtaaaatgtcggtcccggccttggttgttaggccgttaagtcattccaggttaGGAGTtctctccatgccataagtacgaacaatacaccaaaccaagcctactccggtggaatcgctggcggaggttggactcgcaatccgaaggtcgtcagttcaaacactggggtggaaggttccttcgagtagaaagaggtttgggtgctctccccattcaagccttcggactcctaggttcgagcagaaacttgcaatagagaccacaaaagacccggggtcgttaatgtggatggtttgattttttgagattaGCCCTGAATTTTCAAATCGGGACATTTTACTTATCCTGGAagtaatacagattttttttcaatttgtttctcAAAAATCTGGTATTGCCAGATTTATTAGGCAACCTGGATAATGTagacaaataaaattaaaattataatttcttaaaCTGTTTACTCCTAGTACCAAATCAGCCGTATGTTGTACCTTTTGCCCTAAGCCCTTAGCCCTTACTCCATTTATAGCAGTTTAATGAAAACcatatttgaaaacttaaaaatcttcTGGGAGacctgtaaattaaaaaaaaatttatgtttctttTCAAAGTTGCAAGTGTTCAGAATGCGTTcagtaaaattagtaaaatcgaaatcaaatgctTCGACTTTACCTAAATTTAAATCTAAGGCATACCAATTTGCCAAATATCATATTACGGGTCCAACTATGTAGGCTAAGCTACTCTCATACTCAATATGGGCCAAATCTGCTCACAATCAATTTGTACCTTGccggtttgacgtggaatggctgataATTGATTTCTATCTTTTCTCCTCCCTCCAGCTCGCCACCGTGCTGGTGCTCTCCAACATCCCCGTTGAGGCCACCGTCGTGCGGTTGTTCACCGATCTGCTGCAAAATAACGTGGCCGGAATTCCGTTGATTCACAAAACCGAAGAGTTCGATTTCGACCCGGAGGTCAGCAAGAAGCGCCGCGAGATGTACTACGAGGTATGCGATGTTGGGgcttaacgattttttttttaatatttcagctaattttttttaactaaaaccaTTTgacaaagcaaaataaaatctCATTGATTAAACTTAGTAAAGTTAAAGTTAGCGTCAACTGCCCTAGTTTCTATTGACGCGTGCCAAATGCCTTGGATTCGTCACTCGAGACAATACGCTCACATTGAAAGTCTGGTGAAACTAAGTCAAGCAATTTTATGCGCATAgagtttgttgtttttatttctgttttggCTTTAAACTTCGGAAGCGCTTGGAAGGAATAAGATTTTTTGCtgttaattttgtatttatgaCGAAGATTTACAataaatgtttaacaaaatttcatcgAATACATTAAAATCAAGCGACAATATTGGAGCAGATaacatgaattttaaattaatttatttccttTAAGCGCTACCTAAGCTTAATATCCATGTGAACAAAAACGCGCTGCGCTTTTGTTTACAGATTTTGAACAATATTGGCCCTAAGTCAAGCGCAGGTTGTAAGTTGTGCTGAAGGACGTTTGCTTCGTGGTCAGGTCTAGAATTGGCAGTTTGACGGGTTTTGCTGTTCTTGAAAAACACTCTGCAGAGATTATATAGCCAACTTCTAAATAAAAGTTCTAATTCAAGAAAATGATAACAATGAAATATCTCGTAAAGTTGAATTCCTGAAatctttgtttttaaatatgtgaagtttttttttgaagatccaATAAgcttatgtttttatgttagtgtgaatttgcaatcgaaaagaaaataacaaacattgttttttttctaaaaagggcataattttgagcaattgccactaaaagtttgatttgggaaaaaaatcttttcgattttttgaaaagtgcccatgagctgagaaaatttccaaatcattgATGAAATTGGTAAGGATTGGTGTTTTCGTTACTGATAAACAGCccatcaaatattaaaaaaagataatattaaaaatgtttatgtatCATTCAaacagcattaaattttcaattggggtaattctctaccaactcacacgaaatcgggaaaagttgccccgacccctcttcgatttgcgtgaaacttttgtccctgaacacgaatccgaggtccgttttttgatatctcgtgacggaggggcggtacgaccccttccatttttgaacatgcgaaaaaagagatgtttttcaacaatttgcagcctgaaacggtgatgagatagaaatttggtgtcaaagggacttttgtgtaaaattagacgcccgatttgatggcgtactcagaattccgaataaacgtatttttcatcgaaaaaaacactaaaaaagtttaaaaaattctcccattttccgttactcgactgtaacaaattttggaacatgtcattttatgggaaatttaatgtacttttcgaatctacattgacccagaagggtcattttttcatttagaacaaaatttttcattttaaaatttcatgttttttctaactttgcagcattattttttagagtgtaataatgttctacaaagttgtagagcagacaacaacaaaaattttgatatataatcataaggggtttgcttataaacatcacgagttatcgcgattttacaaaaaaaaagttttgaaaaagttggtcgtcgtagatcatagccgttcatggtcacccgcgacagacacggacgacgaaacaaagagaaacgaaaaaagtaactttttcaaaacattttttcgtaaaatcgcgataactcgtgatgtttataagcaaaccctttatgtctatatatcaaaatttttgtaattgtctgctctacaactttgtagaacattgttacactctaaaaaataaccctgcaaagttagaaaaaacacgaaattttaaaatgaaaaattttgttcaaaatgaaaaaatgacccttctggttcaatgtagattcgaaaagtacattaaatttcccataaaatgacatgttccaaaattttttacagtcgagtaacggaaaatgggagaatttttaaaactttattagtgtttttttcgataaaaaatgggtaattctccgccaactcacacagcagttgccccgacccctcttcgatttgcgtgaaactttgtcctaaagggtaacttttgtccctgatcacgaatccgaggtccgttttttgatatctcgtgacggaggggcggtacgaccccttccatttttgaacatgtgaaaaaagaggtgtttttcaataatttgcagcctgaaacggtgatgagatagaaatttggtgtcaaagggacttttgtgtaaaattagacgcccgatttgatggcgtactcagaattccaaaaaaacgtatttttcatcgaaaaaaacactaaaaaagttttaaaaattctcccattttccgttactcgactgtaaaaaattttggaacatgtcattttatgggaaatttaatgtacttttcgaatctacattgtcccagaagggtcattttttcatttagaacaaaatttttcattttaaaatttcgtgttttttctaactttgcagggttattttttagagtgtaacaatgttctacaaagttgtagagcagacaattacaaaaattttgatatatatacataaggggtttgcttataaacatcacgagttggcgcgattttaagaaaaaaagttttgaaaaagttggtcgtcatcgatcatgcccattcatggtcacccgcgacagacacggacgacgaaacaaagagaaacgcaaaaagtaactttttcaaaacttgttttcgtaaaatcgcgataac
Coding sequences:
- the LOC120429258 gene encoding uncharacterized protein LOC120429258 is translated as MNKFVILLATVLVLSNIPVEATVVRLFTDLLQNNVAGIPLIHKTEEFDFDPEVSKKRREMYYEQHGYRGEKAIERLGLGIDGKHRERAEHQRQRDEGHLNGLNILQP